Proteins from a single region of Runella sp. SP2:
- a CDS encoding FecR family protein, producing MDYYQFTAEELAADEYFRAWVCAPTPESDAFWQQFLRDCPERYYQLEEARRLILGLQELHDSNAESVAAAVIWERIEHTIDTLESTPNVRTASWFWRVGGWAAAAVIVLTLGFAWQRGAIVPAAKTEVATKALPEWMEAVNSSDKMMLIQLSDGSRVELETNSRLKYPRRFQNDTREVYLEGGAFFDVEKNPKRPFLVFANGLVTRVLGTSFHIAAYEKDPDVTVAVKSGRVSVYADRRDPRQDPESKGIVLTPNQKAVFVRSEATIRKLLVETPTLLLPPAEMARFVFDAAPAPLVFAALEKAYGIEVVYDEEVLKNCLLTINLTDENLFEKLEVICKVLDADYKLIDGQVIIYGKGC from the coding sequence ATGGACTATTACCAATTTACAGCCGAAGAACTTGCCGCCGATGAGTATTTTCGGGCTTGGGTTTGTGCGCCTACGCCCGAGAGTGATGCTTTTTGGCAACAATTTTTACGAGATTGTCCCGAACGTTATTATCAACTTGAAGAAGCACGCCGACTTATTTTGGGGCTTCAAGAATTACACGATTCAAACGCAGAAAGCGTAGCCGCCGCCGTGATTTGGGAGCGAATAGAACATACCATAGATACGTTAGAATCAACGCCGAATGTACGGACGGCGTCGTGGTTTTGGCGCGTAGGAGGCTGGGCAGCTGCGGCAGTGATTGTGCTGACCCTGGGCTTTGCTTGGCAAAGAGGCGCAATTGTTCCTGCCGCAAAAACAGAAGTGGCCACCAAAGCACTACCAGAATGGATGGAGGCCGTTAATTCATCGGACAAAATGATGCTCATTCAACTCTCAGATGGCAGTCGGGTGGAATTAGAAACCAACAGCCGTTTGAAGTACCCGCGTCGTTTTCAGAACGATACGCGTGAAGTGTATTTAGAAGGAGGTGCATTTTTTGACGTAGAAAAAAATCCAAAACGTCCTTTTTTAGTCTTTGCCAATGGCTTGGTGACTAGAGTGTTAGGGACAAGTTTTCATATTGCTGCTTACGAAAAAGACCCCGACGTGACCGTGGCAGTAAAGTCGGGAAGGGTGTCGGTATATGCCGACCGACGCGACCCTCGCCAAGACCCCGAAAGTAAAGGCATTGTGCTCACGCCCAACCAGAAAGCGGTATTTGTCCGCAGTGAGGCAACCATCCGAAAGCTACTCGTTGAAACGCCTACGCTGCTATTGCCACCCGCCGAAATGGCCCGTTTTGTTTTTGACGCCGCACCCGCGCCACTGGTGTTTGCGGCCCTAGAAAAAGCCTATGGCATTGAGGTAGTTTATGACGAAGAGGTATTGAAAAACTGCTTGCTTACCATTAACCTTACCGACGAAAACCTTTTTGAGAAGCTGGAAGTGATTTGTAAAGTCTTAGATGCAGACTATAAATTGATTGATGGTCAGGTGATTATTTATGGCAAAGGGTGTTGA